The following coding sequences are from one Brienomyrus brachyistius isolate T26 chromosome 15, BBRACH_0.4, whole genome shotgun sequence window:
- the pde7a gene encoding high affinity cAMP-specific 3',5'-cyclic phosphodiesterase 7A isoform X8, translating to MGVVLLWTLAVLLRWISWKRRGAISYDSSDQTALYIRMLGACVIFRQLFTRDVRVRSRISLEPERRGSHPYLCVDFRILHSRHDPAAPASAHSVRRLLSFQRYLHSSRCLQCGSGPPHILDDDYVGQAKCMLQRIGSWNFDIFLFDRLTNGNSLVTLTFHLFHHYGLIELFQLDMVKLRRFLVLVQEDYHSRNPYHNALHAADITQAMYCYLQEPKLSTSLSACDILLGLLAAVTHDLDHPGVNQPFLIKTNHHLAALYKNTSVLENHHWRSAVGLLRESGLFSHLPAEDGLNMEKQLGSLILATDISRQNEYLTKFRKHLEKDDLCMSNSGHRHFVLQMALKCADICNPCRPWELSKRWSEKVTEEFFHQGEIEKRHNLEVSPLCDSQTNTVGSIQMGFMTYVVEPLFAEWARFSDTRLSRTMLGYLALNKAGWSSALQELAGGLDEGTEASVEEPDSTALPQGSQRS from the exons ATGGGAGTTGTGTTGCTCTGGACACTTGCCGTACTTCTCAGATGGATCTCTTGGAAG AGACGTGGGGCGATCTCGTACGACAGCTCTGATCAGACGGCACTCTACATTCGTATGCTAG GGGCTTGTGTAATATTCAGGCAGCTGTTTACAA GAGATGTGAGAGTGAGGAGCCGCATCAGCCTCGAACCCGAGCGAAGGGGCTCTCACCCGTACCTGTGTGTTGATTTCCGAATTTTGCACT CCCGGCACGATCCCGCCGCTCCTGcctctgcccacagtgtccgGCGGCTGCTCAGCTTCCAGCGATACCTGCACTCCTCCCGCTGCCTCCAGTGCGGCAGCGGCCCCCCTCACATCCTCGACGATGACTACGTGGGCCAGGCAAAG TGTATGCTACAGAGGATCGGGAGCTGGAATTTCGACATTTTCCTCTTTGACAGATTAACAAATG GAAACAGCCTCGTCACCCTGACATTTCATTTATTCCATCATTATGGATTAATTGAGCTCTTCCAATTAGACATGGTAAAACTTCGTAGATTTTTAg TTCTGGTTCAGGAGGACTACCACAGTCGGAACCCCTACCACAATGCTCTGCATGCTGCTGACATAACCCAGGCTATGTACTGTTACTTGCAGGAGCCCAAG CTCTCAACGTCCCTCTCTGCCTGCGACATCTTGCTGGGCCTTCTTGCAGCCGTCACTCACGACCTGGACCACCCAGGTGTCAACCAGCCTTTCCTCATCAAAACCAACCACCACTTAGCTGCATTGTACAAG AATACCTCAGTTCTGGAGAATCATCACTGGAGGTCTGCAGTCGGCCTACTGCGCGAGTCCGGGCTGTTTTCACACCTGCCTGCTGAAGATGG ACTGAACATGGAGAAACAGCTGGGATCCCTGATCCTGGCCACGGATATCAGCAGACAGAACGAGTACCTAACGAAGTTCAGGAAGCACTTGGAGAAGGACGACCTGTGCATGTCTAACTCCGGCCACCGGCATTTTGTC CTGCAGATGGCTCTGAAGTGTGCCGACATCTGCAACCCCTGCAGACCATGGGAACTGAGCAAACGGTGGAGCGAGAAGGTGACTGAGGAGTTCTTCCATCAAG GTGAGATTGAAAAGAGACACAATCTGGAAGTGAGCCCTCTGTGCGACAGCCAGACCAACACCGTTGGCAGTATTCAGATGG GCTTCATGACGTACGTGGTGGAGCCGCTGTTCGCAGAGTGGGCACGCTTCTCTGACACGCGGCTCTCCCGCACCATGCTGGGCTACCTGGCCCTAAACAAAGCTGGCTGGAGCAGTGCACTCCAGGAGTTGGCGGGGGGCCTGGATGAGGGTACGGAGGCGTCCGTGGAGGAGCCCGACTCCACAGCATTACCTCAGGGAAGTCAAAggtcatga
- the pde7a gene encoding high affinity cAMP-specific 3',5'-cyclic phosphodiesterase 7A isoform X6 produces MGVVLLWTLAVLLRWISWKRRGAISYDSSDQTALYIRMLGACVIFRQLFTRPCCWCPLGDVRVRSRISLEPERRGSHPYLCVDFRILHSRHDPAAPASAHSVRRLLSFQRYLHSSRCLQCGSGPPHILDDDYVGQAKCMLQRIGSWNFDIFLFDRLTNGNSLVTLTFHLFHHYGLIELFQLDMVKLRRFLVLVQEDYHSRNPYHNALHAADITQAMYCYLQEPKLSTSLSACDILLGLLAAVTHDLDHPGVNQPFLIKTNHHLAALYKNTSVLENHHWRSAVGLLRESGLFSHLPAEDGLNMEKQLGSLILATDISRQNEYLTKFRKHLEKDDLCMSNSGHRHFVLQMALKCADICNPCRPWELSKRWSEKVTEEFFHQGEIEKRHNLEVSPLCDSQTNTVGSIQMGFMTYVVEPLFAEWARFSDTRLSRTMLGYLALNKAGWSSALQELAGGLDEGTEASVEEPDSTALPQGSQRS; encoded by the exons ATGGGAGTTGTGTTGCTCTGGACACTTGCCGTACTTCTCAGATGGATCTCTTGGAAG AGACGTGGGGCGATCTCGTACGACAGCTCTGATCAGACGGCACTCTACATTCGTATGCTAG GGGCTTGTGTAATATTCAGGCAGCTGTTTACAA GACCTTGTTGTTGGTGCCCTCTAGGAGATGTGAGAGTGAGGAGCCGCATCAGCCTCGAACCCGAGCGAAGGGGCTCTCACCCGTACCTGTGTGTTGATTTCCGAATTTTGCACT CCCGGCACGATCCCGCCGCTCCTGcctctgcccacagtgtccgGCGGCTGCTCAGCTTCCAGCGATACCTGCACTCCTCCCGCTGCCTCCAGTGCGGCAGCGGCCCCCCTCACATCCTCGACGATGACTACGTGGGCCAGGCAAAG TGTATGCTACAGAGGATCGGGAGCTGGAATTTCGACATTTTCCTCTTTGACAGATTAACAAATG GAAACAGCCTCGTCACCCTGACATTTCATTTATTCCATCATTATGGATTAATTGAGCTCTTCCAATTAGACATGGTAAAACTTCGTAGATTTTTAg TTCTGGTTCAGGAGGACTACCACAGTCGGAACCCCTACCACAATGCTCTGCATGCTGCTGACATAACCCAGGCTATGTACTGTTACTTGCAGGAGCCCAAG CTCTCAACGTCCCTCTCTGCCTGCGACATCTTGCTGGGCCTTCTTGCAGCCGTCACTCACGACCTGGACCACCCAGGTGTCAACCAGCCTTTCCTCATCAAAACCAACCACCACTTAGCTGCATTGTACAAG AATACCTCAGTTCTGGAGAATCATCACTGGAGGTCTGCAGTCGGCCTACTGCGCGAGTCCGGGCTGTTTTCACACCTGCCTGCTGAAGATGG ACTGAACATGGAGAAACAGCTGGGATCCCTGATCCTGGCCACGGATATCAGCAGACAGAACGAGTACCTAACGAAGTTCAGGAAGCACTTGGAGAAGGACGACCTGTGCATGTCTAACTCCGGCCACCGGCATTTTGTC CTGCAGATGGCTCTGAAGTGTGCCGACATCTGCAACCCCTGCAGACCATGGGAACTGAGCAAACGGTGGAGCGAGAAGGTGACTGAGGAGTTCTTCCATCAAG GTGAGATTGAAAAGAGACACAATCTGGAAGTGAGCCCTCTGTGCGACAGCCAGACCAACACCGTTGGCAGTATTCAGATGG GCTTCATGACGTACGTGGTGGAGCCGCTGTTCGCAGAGTGGGCACGCTTCTCTGACACGCGGCTCTCCCGCACCATGCTGGGCTACCTGGCCCTAAACAAAGCTGGCTGGAGCAGTGCACTCCAGGAGTTGGCGGGGGGCCTGGATGAGGGTACGGAGGCGTCCGTGGAGGAGCCCGACTCCACAGCATTACCTCAGGGAAGTCAAAggtcatga
- the pde7a gene encoding high affinity cAMP-specific 3',5'-cyclic phosphodiesterase 7A isoform X10: MGVVLLWTLAVLLRWISWKRRGAISYDSSDQTALYIRMLGDVRVRSRISLEPERRGSHPYLCVDFRILHSRHDPAAPASAHSVRRLLSFQRYLHSSRCLQCGSGPPHILDDDYVGQAKCMLQRIGSWNFDIFLFDRLTNGNSLVTLTFHLFHHYGLIELFQLDMVKLRRFLVLVQEDYHSRNPYHNALHAADITQAMYCYLQEPKLSTSLSACDILLGLLAAVTHDLDHPGVNQPFLIKTNHHLAALYKNTSVLENHHWRSAVGLLRESGLFSHLPAEDGLNMEKQLGSLILATDISRQNEYLTKFRKHLEKDDLCMSNSGHRHFVLQMALKCADICNPCRPWELSKRWSEKVTEEFFHQGEIEKRHNLEVSPLCDSQTNTVGSIQMGFMTYVVEPLFAEWARFSDTRLSRTMLGYLALNKAGWSSALQELAGGLDEGTEASVEEPDSTALPQGSQRS, encoded by the exons ATGGGAGTTGTGTTGCTCTGGACACTTGCCGTACTTCTCAGATGGATCTCTTGGAAG AGACGTGGGGCGATCTCGTACGACAGCTCTGATCAGACGGCACTCTACATTCGTATGCTAG GAGATGTGAGAGTGAGGAGCCGCATCAGCCTCGAACCCGAGCGAAGGGGCTCTCACCCGTACCTGTGTGTTGATTTCCGAATTTTGCACT CCCGGCACGATCCCGCCGCTCCTGcctctgcccacagtgtccgGCGGCTGCTCAGCTTCCAGCGATACCTGCACTCCTCCCGCTGCCTCCAGTGCGGCAGCGGCCCCCCTCACATCCTCGACGATGACTACGTGGGCCAGGCAAAG TGTATGCTACAGAGGATCGGGAGCTGGAATTTCGACATTTTCCTCTTTGACAGATTAACAAATG GAAACAGCCTCGTCACCCTGACATTTCATTTATTCCATCATTATGGATTAATTGAGCTCTTCCAATTAGACATGGTAAAACTTCGTAGATTTTTAg TTCTGGTTCAGGAGGACTACCACAGTCGGAACCCCTACCACAATGCTCTGCATGCTGCTGACATAACCCAGGCTATGTACTGTTACTTGCAGGAGCCCAAG CTCTCAACGTCCCTCTCTGCCTGCGACATCTTGCTGGGCCTTCTTGCAGCCGTCACTCACGACCTGGACCACCCAGGTGTCAACCAGCCTTTCCTCATCAAAACCAACCACCACTTAGCTGCATTGTACAAG AATACCTCAGTTCTGGAGAATCATCACTGGAGGTCTGCAGTCGGCCTACTGCGCGAGTCCGGGCTGTTTTCACACCTGCCTGCTGAAGATGG ACTGAACATGGAGAAACAGCTGGGATCCCTGATCCTGGCCACGGATATCAGCAGACAGAACGAGTACCTAACGAAGTTCAGGAAGCACTTGGAGAAGGACGACCTGTGCATGTCTAACTCCGGCCACCGGCATTTTGTC CTGCAGATGGCTCTGAAGTGTGCCGACATCTGCAACCCCTGCAGACCATGGGAACTGAGCAAACGGTGGAGCGAGAAGGTGACTGAGGAGTTCTTCCATCAAG GTGAGATTGAAAAGAGACACAATCTGGAAGTGAGCCCTCTGTGCGACAGCCAGACCAACACCGTTGGCAGTATTCAGATGG GCTTCATGACGTACGTGGTGGAGCCGCTGTTCGCAGAGTGGGCACGCTTCTCTGACACGCGGCTCTCCCGCACCATGCTGGGCTACCTGGCCCTAAACAAAGCTGGCTGGAGCAGTGCACTCCAGGAGTTGGCGGGGGGCCTGGATGAGGGTACGGAGGCGTCCGTGGAGGAGCCCGACTCCACAGCATTACCTCAGGGAAGTCAAAggtcatga